In Mytilus trossulus isolate FHL-02 chromosome 6, PNRI_Mtr1.1.1.hap1, whole genome shotgun sequence, a single window of DNA contains:
- the LOC134720628 gene encoding pyruvate dehydrogenase [acetyl-transferring]-phosphatase 1, mitochondrial-like: MFRTFPLKRIDIGLKKKVFPQHFEEVHTKGQIENVRRFFLKFKQRHGYLSNSDVALLTRKQVSSILKINEVSVDADGPIKNFEVNKLPANKPIEDRDTVAKLTHGDKNKYIFGVYDGHGGSSCSQALSERLFNYISVSMSTQDVLKDIACDNEGHDKLVDWYPYQSQYFNHELDQIYKDNLAKFAKETLANFEECSVEEHLRHAFLRLDHDIMSECLPVGHDLSINDQALENGLSGSCACIALVDDIDLYVANTGDCKAVLGVEVDKDHCNTVEMSHAHTSYNSKEVRRVLKSHPNESSHVIKGGRLFGSLAPLRAFGDMMYKWSVKERNQLLKLFKQHPNFNVYSEVLMHEHYITPPYLTAEPEIIHRKLTPKDKFLVIASDGLFDMIPPEKVVKLVAGHMEGKQVLVAPNFDIKGLKMNEINERLKQRKTHLSNVPTDDNVATHLMRNALGPEHGRLSTMLSLHDDVARSYRDDITIIVVFFDTGYVKNFYVEAERDIDSLE, from the coding sequence ATGTTCAGAACTTTTCCTCTGAAGAGGATTGATATAGgtttgaagaaaaaagtttTCCCACAACATTTTGAAGAAGTTCATACGAAAGGACAAATTGAAAACGTTAgaagatttttcttaaaatttaaacagaGGCATGGGTATTTAAGTAACTCGGACGTCGCACTGTTGACTCGAAAACAAGTCTCATcgatattgaaaataaatgaagtatCAGTGGATGCAGATGGTCCTATTAAAAACTTTGAAGTGAATAAATTACCAGCAAATAAACCAATTGAAGATCGTGACACAGTAGCAAAGTTGACTCATGGAGATAAAAACAAGTACATTTTCGGTGTTTATGATGGACATGGTGGTAGTTCATGTTCTCAAGCTCTCAGTGAACGGTTATTTAACTATATTTCAGTCTCAATGTCAACGCAAGATGTTTTGAAAGACATTGCATGTGATAACGAGGGACATGACAAACTTGTAGACTGGTACCCTTACCAGTCACAGTACTTCAATCATGAACTTGATCAAATATACAAGGATAATTTGGCTAAATTTGCCAAAGAAACATTGGCAAACTTTGAAGAATGCTCAGTAGAAGAGCATTTGCGGCACGCTTTTCTCCGTCTTGATCATGACATCATGTCAGAATGCTTGCCAGTAGGTCATGACTTGAGCATAAATGACCAAGCTTTAGAGAATGGTTTGTCCGGATCTTGTGCGTGCATTGCTTTGGTTGATGATATAGATTTGTATGTTGCTAACACGGGTGACTGTAAAGCAGTTTTAGGAGTTGAAGTTGATAAAGACCATTGCAATACAGTAGAAATGTCACATGCACACACAAGTTACAACTCCAAAGAAGTAAGAAGAGTTTTAAAAAGTCATCCCAATGAATCCTCCCATGTGATCAAAGGGGGTCGTCTCTTTGGCAGTTTAGCACCATTAAGGGCATTTGGAGACATGATGTATAAGTGGTCTGTTAAGGAACGTAATCAACTTCTAAAACTTTTCAAGCAGCACCCTAATTTTAATGTATACAGTGAAGTTTTGATGCATGAACATTACATAACACCACCTTATCTGACAGCAGAACCAGAAATAATTCACCGTAAATTAACTCCCAAAGACAAATTTTTAGTTATTGCATCAGATGGTCTTTTTGACATGATTCCACCTGAAAAAGTTGTCAAACTGGTTGCAGGACACATGGAAGGAAAACAAGTACTGGTGGCCcctaattttgatattaagGGCCTCAAGATGAATGAAATTAATGAACGTctcaaacaaagaaaaactcATCTGTCTAATGTGCCTACTGATGACAATGTTGCCACACACTTGATGAGAAATGCTCTTGGTCCAGAACATGGAAGACTGTCCACTATGTTGTCATTGCATGATGATGTTGCCAGAAGCTATCGTGATGATATTACTATAATTGTAGTTTTCTTTGACACAGGTTATGTGAAAAATTTCTATGTAGAAGCTGAACGTGATATAGATAGTTTAGAATGA